Proteins from one Oncorhynchus tshawytscha isolate Ot180627B linkage group LG16, Otsh_v2.0, whole genome shotgun sequence genomic window:
- the LOC112216365 gene encoding proton-transporting V-type ATPase complex assembly regulator TMEM9, which produces MSSRREQSSRSLLFGLLLVLLCEVFSFAHASKSFEDVRCKCICPPYRNITGHIYSRNVSQKDCNCLHVVEPMPVPGHDVEAYCLLCECKYEERSSNTIKVTIIIYLSVVGSLLLYMLFLLLVEPLIRKHDPYIQPLHNEDDSEDMRPQPECAAAAQGVRGNTVLERVEGAQQRWKKQVQEQRKTVFDRHKMLS; this is translated from the exons ATGTCATCCAGGAGAGAACAGAGTTCCAGGTCTCTCCTATTTGGCTTGCTGCTTGTGCTGCTCTGTGAGGTGTTCTCGTTTGCACATGCAAGCAAG AGTTTTGAAGACGTGCGCTGCAAGTGTATCTGTCCACCTTACAGGAACATCACTGGACACATCTACAGCAGGAATGTCTCCCAGAAAGATTG TAACTGCCTCCATGTAGTGGAGCCCATGCCAGTGCCAGGCCATGATGTGGAGGCctactgtctgctgtgtgagtgCAAGTATGAGGAACGCAGCAGCAACACCATCAAG GTGACGATCATCATCTACCTGTCAGTGGTGGGCTCTCTGCTACTCTACATGTTGTTCCTGCTGCTGGTTGAACCTCTCATCCGTAAACATGACCCCTACATCCAACCCCTTCACAACGAGGACGACTCTGAG GACATGCGGCCGCAGCCTGAGTGTGCTGCTGCTGCCCAGGGAGTCAGGGGTAACACGGTACTGGAACGGGTAGAGGGAGCCCAGCAGCGCTGGAAAAAACAGGTCCAGGAACAGCGCAAGACTGTCTTTGACCGACACAAGATGCTTAGTTAA